The Tigriopus californicus strain San Diego chromosome 10, Tcal_SD_v2.1, whole genome shotgun sequence region CAAGTTCCCAAGGCTCAAGTTGTTCCACGAAGTACTCTCCGTGACGTCAGTTCCACATTGGAAAAAACGTAACTTGTGCATGAGAACATATCCCAACGATCGGTTACTTTCTTCGTTTGTTCTGTCTTTCTTACATACATACGATTCTACGGGGAAAACTCCTGGCACAAGAGCGAGGAGATTTCCCGAGAACTCAGAAAGCTCAGctgagaaaaagagaaagagagacagatcATTATTACCTTGCCCAGATTAATCAGTCGTTCCCTCGTCGACTTCTAAGAAATGATACAACGCGTGAAAGCTATCAAATCGCATTGAAAATAGACGGATTAttataaagaaagaaaatgaaccgGAATAGCGAAAGACAGCCAGATCAGCGACGCACGCATGCGCCTTAAGTATGTAACTCGATTTTGGTTGTTGGGCTCGTTATCTGTTCTAGAACAGCATTAGAAAAGAAGCGCGTCGTTTTGAAGCCCAACAGGGGAGAGCGTCGCAGAGAGCGGTTGATGCGATGCTTCTCGGAAAAGTGGCCTGATACTCGGAGAAAGAACGACCGACGGCCAAAGTATCGAGGTCTGACACCCTAGAAAAGTCACAGAGAGGCTTGCACAGCCATCAGTCTTATCTGGCCTTTGATACAAAGTGAACCGACACTAATAAAGATAGAAGAGTGCAAGCAAGTTCACTTCACATTGTTAGTTCAAGAGCCATCAAAGCACAATACGACCAAGGACTTTTCCTgaattttgcaagaaaaagtgATCTGTTAGGAACATCCTGTTAGCAAGGTACGTGAGCAGTCGGCAAAGTTTGACCTTTAAAGCTCGTCAACGACGAGCTGAAGCACTTTGTTTACGTCTTCTCCATCCACTTAACGACTCGTGCCTTGGATAAGCAAATGTATTTAGCATCCCACTCCTAGAGCCAATTCAAGTGCCCCAGATCAAACATGATTTCCCCTACCCATCGACAGCTAATTACAAGCAATGTTTCTTCGATTTCAGAAATGTGCAAAATGATCGCCAATAGCCACAGTGACGATTCGCCGACCAGCTCCACCCCTGGGGATTacaatttcttggaaatggaCTTGGAAGAACAACTCAACACAGTGGACGAGAAGGTCAAGAGGGTAAACAAATTCGTCCACGAACTCCAATCCTTGAGTCCCGTTTGCGAGGAGGCACCCGATgatctgaaagaaaaacagGTGAGACAACTACGTATGTAGCTAACTGGTGATTGAAGCTTAATCAAGCTTCAGGAAAGGGGGCGGAGGGGTCCTGCGCAAGATTAAAGAGCATAATATGACAGTTGTAATCCCCAAGCACTCATCCTTTTTCCTGGCCACTTCCATTGGAAGACAGATTCTCTCCCCTCCAATCCGACAAGACTATTTGCCCCCTGACTCCTCTAGCTGTGAATTATGACAAGAATCACAACGATTGGtttctattttgaatattttgccaatgtttCTCCTTGCAGATCTTTGTGCGGCGAATTGTACAAGTGAGCACGGAAATCCAAGACGCCAAGGACCTGATTCTCGCCATTTGCAAGCCTCGCGTCTCCGTTCGTCAACTTGAGCTGATCAATTCCTCGACGGAATCTGAGGCCGATGCCGCCATCGACCCCAGCGTCCGCTTCTTCGGCCTCGATTGGCAACAAATCTTCGGCAAGTGCTTCTCGCTCAGCTTGAACCTCCAGATCTTCCGTACCCAAGCCATGGACGATGAGTGTCATCTCGATCTCGTTTTGCTCAACACCATTCTCAAGGACCTGACCAACGTCGAGGTGGACGTGAATTCTCATTGTGAGGCCGTACTCCACGGGCGGCTCTCAAAATCTCAACAATTGCTCATTCAGCAGGAACAGAGGCGTTTCAGCTCCCTGGCCCCGCCCAATCCTGCCGGCCTGGACCATAAAGTGGCCAAAAGCCGAAGCTTCAGAGACACCACGGGACAGAAGAAGGTCCGACAAGTCCAACGgtacaaaaagaacaagaccACGGACTTCAATAAGCTCACCCCTTCCATCACCACCGGCAATATTAGTGGACAGCAGAACGAAAGAGATCAGAAGAGCATCGACAAGGAATGGCAGGAAGTGCTTCAGGAACCGAGGAGAAAGACGTCGTTCATCCAGAACGTGTCATCGATCTTTAAGAACATTCGATAGGCCCGCAAGAATTCGAAGGATAACTTTGAGACATCAAAAAGTGCTGTTGAACTTGTCATAATTTTATAGAGCATCGCCATGGGAAAATAAAAAGTCCAATAATGTCAAATGAAAATCACGCCGGAGTTTCACTCGAGTCGGATGAACTTTCCAAGAGTTCGTGTTCCCAATCCGTGAGAAAAGTAAACTTTCCCCAGGATAAAATGGGAACAAATGGGGGAGGGAAAGGGCGAGATGAAGACACTAaagggaggagggagggaggagaggagaatgatgatgagctTTTTTGACTTGCCTTGgcaatttatttcattcaggccatttcaaaaagatgaaaatgcaTCGTTTGTACCGCTAGGAGCAATGAGAGAATGAGAAACACCGTCTCCATTCAAGACGATGCCAACAAGATGCAAGGCCGCCTTCGTTTCAAAAAGCATCATTCATTGGCTTGCAAAAGCAAGGCCTCGGTTGGTCTGCTGCCCTCCAGCATTGTTTTGTGACTTTCACAATTTGCTTGAAACAATTaaacagaacaaaaaaaacaatgcaatTGAAGATGTGTTTTGCCAAATGTCctccagagagagagagagtgattTGCGGTACCACTGATAAACATTTCGATGTAAGTATGAGTAGCATCACCCAGAGGATATTCGAGGCCAAGCTGATGTAGCTTGAATATAATTAGAGAATAAATCAGCAAAGATGGACGCAAAACTGTTAAACAAATATCGTTCATGAACGACACAcggcaaaacattttttcaaagagatAGTGGATTTTGTACTCAGTTATTGGACAAATTAATTTCTGCTACCATTTTGGCCCTTTAACTCGTTGGCTTGCtgtttcaaacttgaaaaggaCGGAATTCGAAATGAGGAAAACcctattttgtatttttccaCTGACGTTGATCCTATTGAAGATTATCAGGTGCTGATCAGTTTTAGTGATCACTTATCTCTTTATGTCGCCTCATTTCAAAGGGCAAACAGATTTTTCGGTCAGAAGATATTGGAACCttatttgaaatccaaactgGCGGTAGCCTCGTCCATTTCTGATATTATCatgatattttgtcatttataCGTGGCAGTGGTTTTTAATGAAAAACCATTAGTTTTAGAAAAGCATAAAATAACCGACTGCCTTTTTTAGCTTCATACTACATCGCAGGAAAACAGTTATCCAAGCATTACCCAAAGAACGGATGTACGGCAATTGCATTTTGCAAAGTAATTACCTTCGTGTCAATAGCTTTCATAATGGAATTTGTCTCATGAATCTGGAATGTGACAACGACCTGCTCAAAGTTGACACCCCGTCTACTGAAAAGAGGCCAGAATCGTCTCCCATCCCAGGTGTCATGGGTTCAAAACTCGGTGCCGGCAATTGACCTTTGGGAAACTTCGAAACACTAATAACATAATCACAGGCGGAGaatcaatctgatacggaccCGAgtgaataagtttttcgttttgaatagCTAGGAATTATATTCCCAacaacggtaaggaagtccgcaaaaatatttatgaagaaatatcattttggtaTACCCTGGAGTGTATTCTTTTGTttctatgtttgtttgtccacagCTCCGTCTAATTAAAAGGTTCTTTTCATGGACAAGTTtatgttttaaaaaagcaTTGTTTATGGGAAAAACGGACGATGCAACGGCCAGTTTTGTTGGTGAGGTTTGTCTCATCAAGCCCAGCACCAACAATCCAAAAAATGACCACCATTTGTGTCGCCTAATGTACTTACCTCCTCCATCTTATTTGTCTGCTCTATAtatatttgtatttttctttccttcttttctttcattggCACTAAAGCAATCTAGGCAACTTATTGACAATGACACCATTTTTGCATCTGTTTCAGGGTTACTTCATAGTCACATTTTCTGTTTATCATTATATCACGTATACTTACCCAAACATCTACTTAAACGTGTCAAATGAATGGTATGACCAAAAGTCACAAGTAAGATTTACATTTCTTAATTTCAGGCATCAACGTTTTAGGAATGAAACTTTGTACGAATAATTGACTCAAAACGATGTCTTAGTAAAAACCAAGGAACGCCTTGGGATTAGTTGACTTATTAACTAGAGTGTACAAAGTGACTTAAACTAGAGTGTACAAAGTGACTTATAAGATATGACTCGttgatgcaaataaacaaaaaaatgatgtgaTAGACCGCTCCATTGGACAGACAAACAAGACGAAAACGTTTCGAAGCATACGTAAATGAACGCGTAAATATCACCTCGTCGGCCGaagatgaaaaacaaatctcaGTTTGAGACGCACAGGGCCAGtctcaaaaatatgatcaatctTTCTGTCAGCATCCGAAAGCTTGATCGTCTCTCTCTCCAAGAATTGAGACGCTTTTCATGACAATCAAAACGAATGTCCATTTCTAAAATGGCAATTCCTTACAAATTAAGCACTCTGATGGTATCCCTTGACTCCGCAGGCAAAACACAAAATCAATTATCTGCCTCTTCAAAGGTGTTTTTTGTACAAGTGAACAGGTGATGCACGTCGCGTATCTTGCTACATGGTCTATCTATAGTCTATCCATCCCCTATGCTATGTAGATAGAGTGCATAATCCCAGTCCAGGGCACTCGGAAGATAGTATACTATATGGTGGTGAATGGTACCGACTTGCTGGTGCAGTATCGGTTGTGAACCTTTcatgtgtatgtacgtacattgcCGGGCTAACTCCATCCATTCAAACAAAGCTTCATGAACTCCTCGGTGAGATCGTAGCGGGTGGCATTGTTCTTTAGGGGTATACGTACATGTACCTGCATTAGTTTGTACAGAGGGTGCCCTGGCTGGAAGGAGCCCTTGAGCGAAGTAGGAGTATGACTCTTTGACTCCGGAGGCATTTCATAGACATAACCTGTGCAAAGAACCACTTCATACGTTGTGCACTACTTTGGTTGCCATCGCTGGAGTTGAAATGACGAGTTACCTGAGCATTTGTCAATCGATATTTCCAAGAACTGCCTCGATGGCCGCGATcctaacaacaacaacagcaacaacaacatggcTCTTGTCTTCCGATTCGATAATGCAATCTCGATCCCTTTGAGTGATATCAAGATTTGTGGCCACCAGGAAACTAGTTTCTGTGTGATGGGAAAATGATCCCGGCCACCACCGATCGTTTCGCGACTCTGCCAGTTCGCAAACTCATTCTAGTGTGTGAAAGTATTGACGACACTCGTTCGGTCATGTCCCTAAGCAATTTAGCGCCCCTGAGCCCCGACTTGTCCCACCAATGTGGACCACCCTCTTCACTGCGACGACCCAGTTTGGGCCTCTCAAGGTCAGACCCCAATTTGAATGCATTATTGGAATTCAACAAAAGCTGGCGGGACAAGATGAGACTGCCAAGCGACATCATCCTCACGCAGTTCATCAAGGATAAGGCCTCCAACTTGAGCACTCTGATAGTGGACTTGCAACGGCAAACCAAAGATCTGGCTGAGAGCGATTTTTTGATCCAAGAGGAATCAccgggtgagtgagtgagcgagtgagtccGCCTTCATTGGTCCTTCATGTGAAGGCCATGCATTGGTATTTCTCATCTTCCAACAAGAATGCCCAATATCGACGTCGTAACCACGTCAAGAGCATTCGAAATAGAACGAAAAGAGATAGACCACCCAGCCAACCAACGTAAAGTAACGCAGCAGAAATGTCAGCCTTTTCGCTGTGGCTTAGTATTATTGACTTCC contains the following coding sequences:
- the LOC131888891 gene encoding uncharacterized protein LOC131888891, with the translated sequence MCKMIANSHSDDSPTSSTPGDYNFLEMDLEEQLNTVDEKVKRVNKFVHELQSLSPVCEEAPDDLKEKQIFVRRIVQVSTEIQDAKDLILAICKPRVSVRQLELINSSTESEADAAIDPSVRFFGLDWQQIFGKCFSLSLNLQIFRTQAMDDECHLDLVLLNTILKDLTNVEVDVNSHCEAVLHGRLSKSQQLLIQQEQRRFSSLAPPNPAGLDHKVAKSRSFRDTTGQKKVRQVQRYKKNKTTDFNKLTPSITTGNISGQQNERDQKSIDKEWQEVLQEPRRKTSFIQNVSSIFKNIR